The following are encoded together in the Falsiruegeria litorea R37 genome:
- a CDS encoding urease subunit gamma, which produces MNLTPREKDKLLVAMAAEVARKRLARGVKLNHPEAIALITDAVVEGARDGRSVADMMEAGAQIIRVEQCMPGVPEMIHEVQVEATFPDGTKLVTVHNPIR; this is translated from the coding sequence ATGAACCTGACCCCAAGAGAAAAAGACAAGCTGCTGGTCGCCATGGCCGCCGAGGTCGCCCGCAAGCGGCTGGCCCGTGGCGTAAAGCTGAACCACCCCGAGGCCATCGCCCTGATCACCGACGCCGTTGTCGAAGGGGCCCGCGATGGGCGTTCAGTCGCTGACATGATGGAAGCAGGCGCGCAAATTATCCGCGTCGAGCAATGCATGCCCGGTGTGCCCGAAATGATCCACGAGGTGCAAGTCGAAGCCACTTTTCCCGATGGCACCAAACTGGTGACCGTCCACAACCCCATTCGCTAA
- a CDS encoding urease accessory protein UreD: MDPVTVRGTPFAMVLCTRPSKTKGIATRSEDGPITHQADITPHGFSDQPRARGTVHLSTKRTDVGTVLDRFRQTGSLKCLFPGRRGSALDAVVLNTAGGVTGGDQFDFSAQAAPGTTLTLTTQACERAYKAQPGEIGKITNRLRIDAGARINWLPQETILFNGSALHRRLKVDLSKGASLLMVEPVVFGRPAMGEDVTDLHFRDRIEIRREGVPLFIDAMALTGNARDHLAKPFIAGGAGAMALVVLIANNAETHLSPLQTTLPATGGVSLLQEDVLVMRLLAEDSFALRHTLLPLLQRLNGAPLPRCWKI; the protein is encoded by the coding sequence ATGGACCCGGTCACAGTGCGCGGTACGCCGTTTGCAATGGTGCTTTGCACGCGCCCCAGCAAAACCAAGGGCATAGCAACACGATCCGAGGACGGCCCGATCACCCATCAGGCAGACATAACCCCACACGGCTTTTCAGATCAGCCTCGCGCGCGCGGCACGGTGCACCTCAGCACCAAGCGCACCGACGTGGGTACAGTGCTGGACAGGTTCCGACAGACGGGTTCGCTCAAGTGTCTGTTCCCCGGGCGGCGCGGATCCGCGTTGGATGCAGTCGTGTTGAACACGGCCGGCGGCGTGACCGGAGGCGACCAGTTCGATTTTTCTGCGCAGGCGGCCCCTGGCACCACACTTACCCTGACGACCCAGGCTTGCGAGCGTGCATACAAGGCGCAGCCGGGCGAGATCGGCAAGATCACCAATCGCCTGCGGATCGATGCGGGTGCGCGGATCAACTGGCTCCCGCAGGAAACCATTCTATTCAACGGCAGCGCCCTGCACCGCCGTCTGAAGGTCGATTTGTCCAAAGGCGCATCCCTGTTGATGGTCGAGCCCGTGGTCTTTGGTCGCCCTGCCATGGGCGAAGACGTGACAGACCTTCACTTTCGTGACCGGATTGAGATCCGCCGCGAAGGCGTGCCGCTGTTCATCGATGCCATGGCTCTGACCGGCAACGCGCGCGATCACCTCGCCAAGCCATTCATTGCAGGGGGCGCAGGCGCCATGGCGTTGGTGGTGCTGATAGCAAACAATGCCGAAACCCATCTGTCCCCCCTGCAAACCACCCTGCCCGCCACGGGCGGCGTCAGCCTGCTGCAAGAGGACGTGCTGGTGATGCGGCTTCTGGCCGAGGACAGCTTTGCCTTGCGACACACCCTGTTGCCCCTTCTTCAACGCCTGAACGGTGCGCCCCTCCCCCGATGCTGGAAGATATGA
- the urtA gene encoding urea ABC transporter substrate-binding protein translates to MNFLKSTLAGSAVFATFATAALAAEDTIKVGVLHSLSGTMAISETTLKDTMLMLIDQQNAKGGLLGKQLEAVVVDPASDWPLFAEKARELLTVHEVDVIFGNWTSVSRKSVLPVIEELNGLLFYPVQYEGEESSKNVFYTGAAPNQQAIPATDYFLEELGVEKFALLGTDYVYPRTTNNILESYLKGKGIADSDIFVNYTPFGHSDWSKIVADVVALGADGKKVGVISTINGDANIGFYKELAAAGVSADDIPVVAFSVGEEELAGLDTSNLVGHLAAWNYFQSADSDVNAEFVETWKATMGEERVTNDPMEAHFIGFNMWVNAATEAGSTEVDAVRAEMYGQEFPNLTGGTAVMLPNHHLAKPVLIGEIQDDGQFDIISQTSEVPGDAWTDYLPESAVLISDWKELGCGMYNTETKSCVQTLSNY, encoded by the coding sequence ATGAACTTTCTCAAATCCACGCTTGCCGGATCAGCGGTATTTGCCACGTTTGCCACTGCCGCTTTGGCCGCCGAGGACACCATCAAGGTTGGTGTGCTGCATTCGCTGTCGGGCACGATGGCCATCTCGGAAACCACACTGAAAGACACCATGCTGATGCTGATCGACCAGCAAAACGCAAAGGGTGGCCTTCTGGGCAAACAGCTGGAAGCCGTGGTGGTTGACCCGGCATCGGATTGGCCGCTGTTTGCCGAAAAGGCCCGCGAGCTGCTGACCGTGCACGAGGTCGACGTGATCTTTGGCAACTGGACCTCGGTCAGCCGCAAGTCGGTCCTGCCGGTGATCGAAGAGCTGAACGGGTTGTTGTTCTATCCTGTGCAGTATGAGGGTGAAGAGAGTTCGAAAAACGTCTTCTACACCGGCGCGGCGCCCAACCAGCAGGCCATCCCTGCCACCGACTATTTCCTGGAGGAACTGGGGGTCGAGAAATTCGCTCTGCTCGGCACGGACTATGTCTACCCCAGGACCACCAACAACATTCTGGAAAGCTACCTGAAGGGCAAAGGTATCGCGGATAGCGATATCTTTGTGAACTACACGCCCTTTGGCCACTCGGATTGGTCCAAGATCGTGGCTGATGTGGTGGCGCTGGGCGCTGATGGCAAAAAGGTCGGTGTGATTTCCACTATCAACGGGGACGCCAACATCGGCTTCTACAAAGAGCTGGCCGCGGCTGGCGTTTCGGCAGACGACATCCCTGTTGTCGCGTTCTCGGTAGGTGAAGAAGAGCTCGCGGGTCTCGACACTTCGAACCTGGTTGGGCACTTGGCGGCGTGGAACTATTTCCAGTCGGCGGACAGCGACGTGAACGCCGAGTTTGTGGAAACCTGGAAAGCGACCATGGGAGAAGAGCGCGTCACCAACGACCCGATGGAAGCGCATTTTATCGGCTTCAACATGTGGGTGAACGCCGCAACCGAAGCAGGCTCGACCGAGGTCGACGCCGTGCGCGCCGAGATGTACGGCCAGGAATTCCCGAACCTAACCGGCGGTACGGCCGTGATGCTGCCCAATCACCATCTGGCCAAGCCGGTGCTGATCGGCGAGATCCAGGACGACGGTCAGTTTGACATCATCAGCCAGACCTCTGAAGTGCCGGGCGACGCCTGGACCGATTATCTGCCGGAATCAGCGGTTCTGATCTCGGATTGGAAAGAGCTGGGTTGCGGTATGTACAACACCGAAACCAAGTCCTGCGTTCAGACGCTGTCGAACTACTAA